A region from the Syntrophobacterales bacterium genome encodes:
- a CDS encoding amidohydrolase family protein encodes MKIDFHTHIYPDHVASVAVSGVCQRSNVYAYTDGTLDGLKRSMIVAGIDLSVVSAVATKPEQVASMQKWLQTIRQPGIEVLAAMHPSDPMTSEQMKTLMRQGFRGFKLHPDYQNFFVDDPRMFPLYETAAGEGMFILFHAGMDRGLPYPVHATPERLAAVHEAVPELCMIAAHLGGEDAYEEAAVHLLGRNIYLDTAFVLRKMPGTFRERFLKGHPAERLLFASDSPWTDQREELRFFMELPYLTEKDKEKICFSNAARLLGIEASEAAAT; translated from the coding sequence AGAGGTCAAATGTCTATGCATATACGGACGGCACCCTGGATGGACTTAAAAGATCTATGATCGTTGCCGGTATTGATCTTTCCGTCGTGTCGGCTGTGGCGACAAAGCCGGAACAGGTCGCGTCAATGCAGAAGTGGTTACAAACCATCAGGCAGCCTGGGATAGAGGTGCTGGCCGCCATGCACCCGTCCGACCCCATGACTTCCGAGCAGATGAAGACGCTTATGCGGCAAGGATTCCGCGGTTTTAAGCTTCACCCCGATTATCAGAACTTCTTTGTCGATGATCCTCGCATGTTTCCGTTATACGAGACGGCTGCAGGAGAAGGTATGTTCATCCTCTTTCATGCCGGCATGGATCGGGGGCTTCCATACCCGGTCCATGCAACGCCTGAACGCCTGGCCGCAGTTCACGAAGCCGTTCCTGAACTCTGTATGATAGCCGCCCATCTGGGAGGGGAAGACGCTTACGAGGAGGCGGCGGTGCACTTATTGGGGCGGAATATCTACCTTGATACGGCCTTCGTGCTGCGCAAAATGCCCGGAACATTTCGGGAACGCTTTCTTAAAGGGCATCCCGCCGAACGTCTGCTGTTTGCGTCCGACAGCCCATGGACAGATCAAAGGGAAGAACTTCGGTTCTTTATGGAATTGCCATATTTGACGGAAAAGGACAAGGAAAAGATCTGTTTTTCCAATGCGGCGAGGCTCCTGGGGATTGAGGCGTCAGAGGCGGCTGCCACTTAA
- a CDS encoding LysR family transcriptional regulator has translation MKIKHKIWLEANGKVIFGQGRTELLRAIDECRSLNAAAKKLNMSYRAAWGRLKASEERMGLKLAEKDASAGGMRLTDDARQLLLSFEQLEGEVASFLEYMCHKLSFPPSD, from the coding sequence ATGAAAATCAAACACAAAATTTGGCTCGAAGCGAACGGCAAGGTTATCTTTGGCCAGGGCCGGACCGAGTTGCTTCGCGCCATCGACGAATGTCGCAGCTTAAATGCGGCTGCAAAGAAACTGAACATGTCATACCGCGCGGCATGGGGACGTCTGAAAGCTTCTGAAGAGCGCATGGGCCTAAAGTTAGCCGAGAAGGATGCCTCTGCAGGAGGTATGCGCCTTACTGACGACGCGAGGCAACTCCTCTTAAGTTTCGAGCAACTGGAGGGCGAAGTCGCCTCTTTTCTTGAATATATGTGTCATAAGCTCAGCTTCCCGCCCTCTGACTGA
- a CDS encoding formylmethanofuran dehydrogenase subunit E family protein encodes MTICSYSFEEYVERVRSFHGHPAPGVIIGGFMVDLACRHLPGGVMTDALCETAKCLPDAIQILTPCTIGNGWLKVVNLGRYAVTLYDKDTGEGVRVAVDPIPLEGWPEIRDWFFKFESKNGEDLGILMAEIEEAEGSYLSVRYVKVADTVLHGTKRRAGFTVCARCGEAFPLSDGLLCLGCQGDPLWQASKKKAFP; translated from the coding sequence ATGACCATATGTTCCTATTCTTTTGAAGAGTATGTCGAGCGTGTCCGCTCTTTTCACGGCCATCCCGCACCCGGCGTTATTATAGGGGGCTTCATGGTCGATCTGGCGTGCCGGCATCTTCCAGGCGGGGTCATGACCGACGCCCTGTGCGAAACTGCAAAATGCCTTCCCGACGCCATTCAGATCCTTACCCCGTGTACCATCGGAAACGGTTGGCTCAAAGTCGTCAACCTGGGACGCTACGCTGTCACCCTTTACGACAAGGACACGGGGGAAGGCGTACGGGTTGCCGTAGACCCTATCCCTCTCGAGGGATGGCCTGAGATCAGAGACTGGTTTTTCAAATTCGAGTCAAAGAATGGGGAGGACCTGGGAATTCTTATGGCGGAGATAGAAGAAGCGGAAGGGAGCTACTTGTCGGTTCGTTATGTGAAGGTGGCGGACACGGTATTACATGGAACGAAACGTCGGGCGGGATTTACCGTTTGCGCACGTTGCGGCGAGGCCTTTCCGCTTTCTGACGGCCTCCTCTGCCTCGGTTGTCAGGGCGATCCTTTATGGCAGGCGTCGAAAAAGAAGGCCTTTCCTTAA